From a single Marinobacter sp. THAF197a genomic region:
- a CDS encoding DUF7281 domain-containing protein, producing the protein MRRELEAIHKFLSSRRQDVADNSLWRRVTELTETGKTVGKRIEFTARDLERLRQFVIREAGVDPTLDGLPRDRATQADRTSDEKLALGGVFETMVTFTRPAGGFIPVSGNPFVPCGAFLSIPAQNLLDRLDVAETVVVVENGQTLIDAGRIRWPEDMSNPVVIYKGHGSSQKALVSWLRTLPREQVVAYFDFDPAGMMMASRYPAGACLIPKSWQALRESESGNKLREFHLQSASAKQLEFADNLPACIRNHILQNRLSLTQEYLTAKGFELTLCPITQG; encoded by the coding sequence ATGCGTCGTGAACTGGAGGCAATCCATAAGTTCTTGAGCTCGCGCCGGCAGGATGTGGCTGATAACTCCCTGTGGCGTCGGGTAACAGAGCTGACAGAAACAGGGAAAACCGTCGGCAAGCGGATTGAGTTTACGGCCCGAGATCTGGAACGGCTTAGGCAGTTTGTGATCCGGGAAGCCGGTGTAGATCCTACTTTGGATGGGCTGCCCCGGGACCGGGCAACACAGGCCGATCGCACCAGCGATGAAAAATTGGCCCTCGGTGGCGTCTTTGAAACAATGGTCACGTTCACCCGCCCCGCCGGCGGGTTTATCCCGGTGAGTGGAAACCCGTTTGTGCCCTGCGGTGCCTTTCTCAGTATACCGGCCCAAAATTTGTTGGATCGACTCGACGTCGCAGAAACCGTGGTCGTCGTTGAAAATGGGCAGACGCTAATCGATGCCGGTCGAATCCGATGGCCTGAGGACATGAGCAACCCCGTTGTTATCTACAAGGGCCATGGATCTTCACAGAAGGCCCTTGTTAGCTGGCTTAGGACGCTGCCCCGAGAGCAGGTCGTCGCCTATTTTGATTTCGACCCCGCTGGTATGATGATGGCTAGTCGTTATCCGGCCGGCGCATGTTTGATACCGAAAAGCTGGCAAGCACTCCGTGAAAGCGAGTCCGGCAATAAGTTGAGGGAATTTCATCTACAATCTGCATCGGCGAAACAACTAGAATTCGCCGATAACTTGCCTGCCTGCATTCGAAATCACATCCTTCAAAACAGACTCTCTCTCACCCAAGAGTACCTGACCGCGAAAGGCTTCGAACTGACTCTTTGCCCGATCACGCAGGGTTGA
- a CDS encoding ATP-binding protein encodes MSQPAETFGLEQIVLHHSYIKMAGKTVRIPCRERTHLSGDNGAGKTTILSLIPVFYGEEPERLVSKAGNKVSFLEFYLPSPQSMIVFEYTQQEGFCCAVLYRHRSNKLCYRFLRGSVDDTVFSESISDRLREGASAQEVIDLLKDRNVRVSRQILTIQDYRAIIQRDPDLIRRKGADSRSLKAEAGEFGLGGPETQMRFIHKLAHVVLNKNNLMGNFKTMICETMFQDIHLNSAPMPLDAESLVSEIRSLKAFARETDRIRQCLIQNNERLALMDEVLQVKLDMQATLIRDRDRLELKDAELRSLNERIEERETEFRDQQNERIRKIGEAQSNMEQLEKRLNQLQEKYNEYQNAELPQQVEALKTLPDVEKSLAETKRYYDMITSQIEEYERKYQGDVAKLKSDHAEWLAKLNGEISKKNSEHGKTETKKAEAFGQIERDKNEEVLETTQTRQAGREKLLGDKSKLEGRIENIGYLETEQKLIDDASAEIEQSDAEHQSAVDRQTETDEAERKARIDHDAALTKHSQAKTRLEERTRARDKLVESLNPEPGTWLAELRSQDPDWGSRLGRIIDPDLLQRKDLNPKLAEDLASSDLVMGWSLELDAIDIPAFADSESRIRERIDRANQAITVAFDQLGEAEQALKKADHLHTQCRNHNDDAKVQVRQKDQLLSTKRRQLKELKHDIKNSLEKRKKRIENDLAEIEGQIERYNEETENLLRGIEERFSEAYLESKNLWDEQLHSIEEQIKGLRERARGGEEKHKDDLKKRHKTFLEVVSEEGLDAEEVSRTKKAVDQYETRIKELNDSKSTVEEYERWVAQEWSQLESLNTRFTEAKGLYDRRVVEDKDKDAAFKATMKEWRDKHKSLDQEIDAINTALKNAVTIMDKIPETGRGIEGREGDLKALTSTLQEHFSKLVDLKRSVMASYRSAQRVLQNYHGTQIHKTWDEIMQHRQAMMPSDEDFDPEAQALRHVEGLRILLDSNLPQLESAAREHFANEAGKLVAYFEGLQNLHRKVKQVGAVLDRHINTNQKIESLENIRIVLTPKIQDEISWAPLKNFSESWKDWAPVNQRELPNDEILGGFQLVQNDLREAKIDTDIRSMVDLYIALTEDGREGYIRSEVDFEESSSRGLSYLAIMVIFMGVTRFLCPDERVRIIWPVDELATLSNNNVPKLAAMLEEANLTMMSACPDMNRALSRFFDNKLYLQKGKIIEFTDDETMAMNAQKRSELKQKLAMPEEIHSVQ; translated from the coding sequence GTGAGTCAGCCAGCCGAAACCTTTGGACTTGAACAGATCGTTCTTCACCACTCATACATAAAAATGGCTGGCAAAACGGTCAGAATACCTTGTCGCGAACGAACGCATTTGTCCGGTGACAACGGCGCCGGCAAAACCACTATCCTGTCGCTGATCCCGGTGTTTTATGGGGAGGAGCCGGAGCGTCTTGTATCTAAGGCGGGTAACAAGGTTTCCTTCCTCGAGTTTTACCTTCCTTCACCGCAATCGATGATCGTATTCGAGTATACCCAGCAGGAAGGCTTCTGCTGTGCAGTGCTCTACCGGCACCGTTCCAACAAGCTTTGTTATAGGTTTCTGCGAGGTTCCGTTGATGACACCGTATTCTCCGAGAGCATATCGGACAGGCTCCGGGAGGGGGCGTCAGCGCAAGAGGTCATCGACCTGCTCAAAGACCGAAATGTTCGAGTTTCTCGACAAATCCTGACTATCCAGGATTATCGGGCCATCATTCAGCGAGATCCTGATCTGATCCGTCGAAAGGGTGCAGACAGTCGATCCCTGAAGGCTGAGGCTGGAGAGTTCGGTCTGGGCGGCCCGGAAACCCAGATGAGGTTCATCCACAAGTTGGCTCACGTTGTCCTCAACAAGAACAACCTGATGGGCAACTTCAAAACCATGATCTGCGAGACGATGTTTCAGGACATCCACCTCAATTCTGCCCCCATGCCGCTGGACGCGGAAAGCCTTGTCTCTGAAATTCGAAGCCTTAAAGCCTTCGCCCGGGAGACTGACCGGATCCGTCAGTGCCTCATTCAAAACAATGAACGCTTGGCGTTGATGGATGAGGTGCTTCAGGTGAAGTTGGATATGCAGGCAACGCTGATCCGGGATCGAGACCGTCTGGAGCTGAAGGACGCGGAGTTGCGCTCGCTCAACGAGAGGATCGAAGAGCGGGAGACCGAATTCCGGGACCAGCAGAATGAGCGCATTCGAAAAATCGGCGAAGCCCAGAGCAACATGGAGCAGCTGGAAAAAAGGCTCAACCAGCTTCAAGAGAAGTACAACGAGTACCAGAACGCCGAACTCCCTCAACAGGTAGAGGCTCTGAAGACGCTGCCGGACGTCGAGAAAAGCCTTGCCGAAACGAAACGCTATTACGACATGATCACCAGCCAGATCGAGGAGTACGAGCGCAAGTATCAGGGGGATGTTGCCAAGCTGAAAAGCGATCATGCCGAGTGGTTGGCAAAGCTGAACGGCGAAATCTCGAAGAAAAACTCCGAGCATGGGAAAACAGAAACCAAAAAAGCCGAGGCGTTCGGTCAGATTGAGCGCGACAAGAACGAAGAGGTTCTGGAAACCACTCAAACCCGGCAAGCGGGTCGCGAGAAACTGCTCGGCGACAAGTCCAAGCTTGAAGGCCGTATAGAAAACATCGGGTACCTAGAGACTGAACAGAAGTTGATTGACGACGCCTCAGCTGAAATCGAACAATCGGATGCAGAACATCAGTCCGCAGTTGATCGCCAGACTGAGACCGATGAAGCCGAGCGAAAAGCACGGATTGACCACGACGCTGCGCTGACCAAGCACTCTCAGGCAAAGACCCGTCTCGAAGAGAGGACCCGGGCTCGCGATAAGCTGGTTGAATCCCTGAATCCAGAGCCGGGCACCTGGTTGGCAGAGCTTCGCAGTCAGGATCCGGACTGGGGTAGCCGGCTAGGCCGCATCATCGACCCTGATTTGTTGCAGCGCAAAGACCTAAACCCGAAATTGGCCGAGGACCTAGCCAGCTCGGATCTGGTCATGGGGTGGAGTCTGGAACTAGATGCCATCGATATTCCGGCCTTCGCGGACAGCGAAAGCCGGATCCGTGAGCGAATCGATAGAGCAAACCAAGCCATTACGGTTGCATTCGACCAGCTGGGTGAGGCAGAGCAGGCTCTGAAAAAAGCGGATCACCTTCATACCCAATGTCGGAATCACAACGATGACGCCAAAGTTCAGGTTCGTCAGAAAGATCAGTTACTCTCAACAAAACGTCGCCAGCTTAAAGAATTGAAGCACGACATTAAGAATTCACTTGAGAAGCGGAAAAAACGTATCGAGAACGATCTGGCAGAAATCGAGGGTCAGATTGAACGCTATAACGAAGAGACGGAGAACCTGCTTCGGGGTATTGAGGAAAGATTCAGCGAAGCTTACCTTGAGTCCAAAAACCTCTGGGATGAACAGCTCCACAGTATCGAAGAACAAATAAAGGGACTTCGGGAGCGAGCCAGAGGGGGCGAAGAGAAGCACAAGGACGATCTAAAGAAACGGCACAAAACCTTTCTGGAGGTTGTCTCGGAGGAGGGGCTGGATGCTGAGGAGGTCAGCCGCACCAAGAAGGCCGTTGATCAGTATGAAACGCGCATCAAGGAACTTAACGACTCTAAGTCCACCGTTGAAGAGTATGAGCGCTGGGTGGCCCAGGAGTGGAGCCAGCTGGAATCGCTAAACACTCGGTTTACAGAGGCCAAGGGCCTGTATGATCGCCGTGTCGTAGAAGACAAGGACAAAGACGCGGCGTTCAAAGCGACCATGAAGGAGTGGCGCGACAAGCACAAATCGCTCGATCAGGAAATTGACGCAATCAATACGGCCCTGAAGAACGCCGTCACTATCATGGACAAGATCCCGGAGACGGGCCGAGGCATTGAAGGTCGGGAGGGCGACCTTAAAGCCCTGACTTCAACCCTGCAAGAGCATTTCAGCAAGCTGGTTGATCTCAAGCGATCGGTCATGGCGTCTTATCGCAGCGCCCAGCGGGTGCTCCAGAATTACCACGGGACCCAGATTCACAAAACTTGGGACGAGATCATGCAGCACCGTCAGGCCATGATGCCCAGTGATGAGGATTTCGATCCGGAAGCCCAAGCTTTGCGTCACGTTGAAGGTTTGAGGATTCTGCTGGACAGTAACCTTCCACAGCTCGAATCAGCGGCCCGCGAGCACTTTGCCAACGAAGCCGGGAAGCTCGTTGCCTACTTCGAAGGCTTGCAGAACCTGCACCGCAAGGTGAAGCAGGTAGGCGCTGTGCTGGATCGGCACATCAACACCAATCAGAAGATCGAATCCCTGGAAAACATCCGGATTGTTTTGACGCCAAAGATCCAGGACGAGATCAGCTGGGCGCCACTGAAGAACTTTTCCGAATCCTGGAAGGATTGGGCCCCGGTGAATCAGCGGGAACTGCCGAACGACGAAATTCTTGGGGGCTTCCAGTTGGTTCAGAACGACCTGCGTGAAGCGAAGATTGATACTGACATCCGCTCCATGGTGGATCTATACATTGCCCTGACCGAGGACGGCCGTGAGGGTTATATTCGTTCCGAGGTGGATTTCGAAGAAAGCAGCTCCCGGGGCCTAAGTTACCTGGCCATCATGGTCATCTTTATGGGGGTTACCCGGTTCCTCTGTCCGGACGAACGGGTTCGCATAATTTGGCCGGTGGATGAACTGGCAACCCTGAGCAACAACAACGTGCCCAAACTCGCTGCCATGTTGGAGGAGGCTAACCTCACGATGATGTCAGCCTGTCCCGACATGAACCGGGCCCTCAGCCGGTTCTTCGACAACAAACTCTATCTTCAGAAGGGCAAGATCATCGAGTTCACTGATGATGAGACCATGGCCATGAACGCCCAAAAGCGCAGCGAACTGAAGCAGAAATTGGCGATGCCGGAGGAGATCCACAGTGTCCAGTAA
- a CDS encoding MbcA/ParS/Xre antitoxin family protein, translated as MRAKHLPLFTKLTVTFSSRAHEDRVKNPFYIAHKLLWSSWHNMDEFHKSLSEIAGYTDERFHAVAAQAYFDIVRELQLSIADAHTLIGSPERSVFDAWQRGEEGPRMTVDEMRTVSFLLRIHSALHTLFPDNEQAVAWVHSPNTHFGDKTPLDVMLVGRIEDVHQHLDAQGQ; from the coding sequence ATGCGTGCCAAACACCTGCCACTTTTTACAAAATTAACAGTTACCTTTAGCTCCCGTGCCCACGAAGACAGAGTGAAGAATCCGTTCTATATTGCCCATAAACTCCTTTGGTCCTCTTGGCACAACATGGATGAATTCCACAAGTCTTTGAGTGAGATCGCGGGTTACACCGATGAGCGTTTTCACGCAGTCGCTGCCCAAGCTTACTTCGATATCGTTAGAGAGCTTCAGTTAAGTATCGCTGATGCCCACACCCTCATTGGATCTCCGGAACGCAGTGTTTTTGATGCATGGCAGAGGGGAGAGGAAGGCCCACGAATGACGGTTGACGAAATGAGGACTGTCTCGTTCTTGCTCCGTATCCATAGCGCGCTTCACACCCTTTTTCCAGACAATGAGCAAGCAGTTGCGTGGGTGCATAGCCCCAATACTCATTTCGGAGACAAAACTCCTCTAGACGTCATGCTCGTCGGTCGAATAGAGGATGTTCATCAGCATCTCGACGCACAGGGCCAATAG
- a CDS encoding TnsA endonuclease N-terminal domain-containing protein, with the protein MQQRELVKQSPIRSSYLSYSVHYGRVFAVESTLELDYLNLIRFEKTAESVESQPFSIQFELAGRPRRYTPDFLVVDHGIEYVDEVKTRNAANKPEFRLKAEKLTRFFWNRGQIFRVLTEDDIRPGHRAQNLRFLSPVLDLPSPIDEFETLLNETDKRSGSMTEFRRLLDDLTIDHSFIRRAVAHQLLQCDLTKPWSQLDFTWSPPHLQTF; encoded by the coding sequence ATGCAGCAACGTGAACTCGTCAAACAATCACCGATTCGGTCTTCTTACCTCTCCTACTCAGTCCACTACGGTCGAGTGTTTGCGGTCGAAAGCACTCTCGAGCTCGACTACCTGAATCTGATCCGGTTCGAGAAAACCGCCGAGTCTGTCGAAAGCCAGCCCTTTTCGATCCAGTTTGAACTCGCGGGTCGACCAAGGCGCTACACCCCAGATTTCCTCGTCGTTGACCATGGGATCGAATACGTCGATGAGGTGAAAACCCGAAACGCAGCGAACAAACCAGAATTTCGCCTCAAAGCCGAGAAGCTTACCCGCTTTTTTTGGAATCGAGGCCAAATTTTTCGTGTGTTGACAGAAGATGACATTCGCCCAGGGCACCGCGCTCAGAATCTCCGGTTTTTGAGCCCGGTACTGGATTTGCCCTCGCCGATTGATGAATTCGAAACGCTCCTCAACGAAACCGACAAGCGTTCCGGCTCGATGACAGAGTTTCGCCGACTGCTTGACGATCTCACCATCGATCATTCGTTCATTCGTCGCGCCGTCGCACACCAACTCTTGCAGTGCGATCTGACGAAGCCCTGGTCCCAACTGGACTTCACCTGGTCACCCCCTCACCTCCAAACATTTTGA
- a CDS encoding DDE-type integrase/transposase/recombinase: MFNTIAVTGNRVSFCNLHATLTTLPNSTVALTFDDERQPTIIKSRREIESEFGKSLHLIPKRQAAAPKALDLSIADLDELKRRSAYLKELQRHTEKNGVGGVKIRRQVVARVAREINDPNPISPATLGRWAKQSHDHSHGIASTLGTKKRCRKSSFSQDIQDLALEVIDDYYLQLGNPTLQYAYDCFTEVFEAKFGNKVNRPCREVFRKWATQACDPIEFIERREGRRAAKAARRNAKKKFQTERILERVEADAMNLAIGVTDEEGRYLGPVTLFAVIDVYSRSILGLIAQVGRGESSGSVIDSYKHAICPKSPDILPDSVQNDWVMYGTPETFVSDGGPGYVSVQTQSFLLDAGSQSQIVQTYAGWHKPFIERFFLTLRTRFAQTLRGYCGKHTDRPNLDATIQEKASMTLQEFRTALYEWVIDEYHQTPHQGLNGKTPHEVWEKRALELPPQLPANFERIKFTMGETRICKISGEHAHQGIQLHKLRYNDDEDRLKHLGMTLRRMGRPAEVQVEYTHNDVHSVNVVDPITDEIFQAFVSDPNIKPGTTLAELKVQQGSTYANKGFTGKRKARSSQTFTNANEAHDEKVRVASSSRRTQRAPTNAIHAELMRIMEEDHDTHIPGNTKHLMSTEPLEPRAEEYGTDGEYEDD, encoded by the coding sequence ATGTTTAATACCATCGCCGTGACCGGAAACCGTGTGTCTTTTTGCAACTTACACGCGACTCTGACAACACTGCCAAACTCAACTGTCGCTCTTACCTTCGACGACGAAAGACAGCCAACCATCATCAAATCTCGCAGAGAGATTGAATCTGAGTTCGGGAAGAGCCTTCACCTTATTCCGAAGAGGCAGGCCGCTGCGCCCAAGGCTCTCGACCTATCGATTGCAGACCTTGATGAACTTAAGCGACGTTCTGCCTATCTCAAGGAATTGCAGCGGCATACGGAAAAAAATGGTGTTGGCGGGGTTAAAATTCGACGACAGGTCGTGGCAAGGGTGGCTCGTGAGATCAACGACCCGAATCCGATCTCTCCCGCAACTCTTGGGCGGTGGGCAAAACAATCGCACGACCACTCTCACGGCATCGCCTCTACGCTAGGGACGAAGAAGCGTTGTCGCAAATCCTCCTTCTCTCAAGATATCCAGGATTTGGCGCTGGAAGTCATTGACGACTATTACCTCCAGCTCGGAAACCCGACGCTTCAGTATGCCTATGACTGCTTTACCGAAGTGTTTGAGGCCAAGTTTGGAAATAAGGTTAATCGACCCTGTCGAGAGGTTTTCCGCAAGTGGGCCACGCAAGCGTGCGACCCGATCGAATTCATCGAAAGACGAGAAGGTCGGCGCGCCGCAAAGGCAGCTAGGCGCAATGCCAAGAAGAAATTCCAGACCGAACGGATTCTGGAGCGCGTAGAAGCCGATGCGATGAATCTGGCGATCGGCGTTACTGATGAAGAAGGTCGATACCTTGGTCCTGTGACGCTGTTTGCTGTCATCGACGTTTACTCTCGGTCGATCCTAGGTCTGATTGCCCAAGTCGGCAGGGGCGAATCCTCCGGCTCAGTGATTGACAGCTACAAACACGCAATTTGCCCGAAGTCGCCTGACATCCTTCCCGATAGCGTTCAAAACGACTGGGTGATGTATGGCACGCCAGAGACGTTCGTGAGCGACGGGGGTCCTGGTTATGTCAGCGTCCAGACCCAATCTTTCCTGCTCGACGCGGGGTCCCAATCTCAGATCGTGCAGACCTATGCAGGATGGCACAAGCCGTTCATCGAACGATTCTTTCTGACGCTTCGCACCCGCTTTGCGCAGACACTGCGAGGCTACTGCGGGAAACATACGGATCGTCCCAACCTGGATGCAACGATCCAGGAGAAAGCATCAATGACGTTGCAGGAGTTTCGCACTGCGCTCTACGAATGGGTCATTGATGAATATCACCAAACTCCCCATCAAGGTCTGAACGGTAAAACGCCTCACGAAGTCTGGGAGAAGCGGGCACTTGAGCTTCCACCCCAATTGCCTGCCAACTTCGAGCGAATCAAATTCACCATGGGTGAAACTAGAATCTGTAAGATCTCTGGCGAGCACGCTCACCAGGGAATTCAGCTCCATAAGCTTCGCTATAACGACGATGAAGACAGGCTTAAGCACCTCGGCATGACACTTCGAAGAATGGGTCGGCCAGCCGAGGTCCAAGTGGAGTACACGCACAACGACGTTCATTCGGTCAACGTCGTGGATCCCATTACCGACGAGATATTTCAGGCTTTTGTCTCGGACCCAAACATCAAGCCAGGCACTACGCTCGCCGAGTTGAAAGTGCAGCAGGGAAGCACCTACGCCAATAAAGGCTTCACAGGCAAGCGTAAGGCTAGGTCAAGTCAAACTTTCACTAATGCCAATGAAGCGCACGACGAGAAAGTGCGTGTAGCTAGTAGCTCCCGACGCACCCAACGTGCCCCCACCAATGCCATCCATGCGGAACTCATGAGAATCATGGAAGAAGATCATGACACCCACATCCCGGGTAACACGAAGCATTTGATGTCGACCGAACCACTTGAACCCAGAGCTGAAGAATACGGTACAGATGGAGAGTACGAAGATGATTAA
- a CDS encoding TniB family NTP-binding protein — protein MINADDRNGQRPKSATVAFADWRTRHDRFKQAIDDIQRTHAMSGVEGVGMLLMGIPGLGKSSILASYIRHHLSGRDDLESPTRSKEPIILVSVPAEPTLKTLIQEILLASSYEGSIKGTVGELKQKLNEFIRERGVELLIFDEFQHFLREQAKSNTRGVVNHIKLMMDKHKLAVVMAGTPAGYRSIAHYDELYQRFAQRQTRLTPFQIDSEETLKAFGSYLRACTGFLERQGVEFIPLANKEMMVRVFVATKGIPRLIAGLIKVALESADEGRMITQKHLAEGFSKTSMNPDLKTFNPFRAPYEKVLERAREAQKKAASEDRKSWDIH, from the coding sequence ATGATTAATGCTGATGACAGGAACGGGCAAAGACCGAAGTCTGCGACGGTCGCTTTTGCGGATTGGCGGACACGACACGATCGCTTCAAACAGGCCATTGATGACATTCAGCGAACTCATGCAATGTCTGGCGTGGAGGGTGTTGGCATGTTGTTGATGGGTATTCCGGGACTGGGGAAATCCTCGATCCTGGCCTCCTACATTAGGCATCATCTCTCCGGAAGAGATGATTTGGAGAGTCCTACTCGCTCGAAAGAGCCAATCATTCTTGTCTCAGTGCCCGCAGAGCCAACTCTCAAGACGCTGATCCAAGAAATTCTTTTGGCGTCGAGCTACGAGGGATCGATCAAGGGAACTGTTGGTGAACTCAAACAGAAGCTCAATGAATTTATCCGCGAGCGAGGAGTTGAGCTGCTCATTTTCGATGAGTTTCAGCACTTTCTGCGCGAGCAAGCCAAGTCCAACACCAGAGGTGTGGTTAATCACATCAAATTGATGATGGATAAGCACAAGCTAGCCGTGGTTATGGCCGGCACACCCGCAGGCTACAGATCCATAGCGCACTATGACGAACTGTACCAGCGATTCGCCCAACGACAGACACGTCTCACACCGTTTCAAATCGACTCAGAAGAGACTCTCAAAGCGTTCGGTTCCTATCTGAGAGCGTGCACGGGTTTTCTTGAGCGCCAGGGCGTTGAGTTCATTCCTTTGGCCAACAAAGAAATGATGGTGCGCGTTTTCGTGGCGACAAAAGGGATCCCGCGATTAATCGCTGGGCTCATAAAAGTCGCGCTTGAGAGCGCAGATGAAGGAAGAATGATCACTCAGAAACATCTGGCTGAGGGGTTCAGCAAAACGTCAATGAACCCAGATCTCAAAACCTTTAACCCGTTTCGCGCGCCCTACGAAAAAGTCTTGGAGCGTGCTCGAGAAGCGCAGAAAAAGGCGGCGAGTGAAGACCGGAAGAGTTGGGATATCCACTGA
- a CDS encoding TniQ family protein, with product MKRLAVRPEPYPDESFNGFLLRIGKLNCIFTPREILDCLGTQPTAASGVSGWLEAPSRTTFSSLERRLERPMESQRVRFKARDQLPWLRSEHRMISDLRLGFPRICPSCVSEQGYIDWRWGLAVTAHCPKHECLLVSECPSCHKKLNWSGSLLIGCPHCDKNWSDIQLSRASKITGTERQIWEEMTDEFSEIDSSRLGDICLAISVAMRPFDLIHEPVKHCPSLTEHSEFVSLAYQLLESPEVTASWREQCHQKRKGVSFLGKDFVEAPCNLFRVHLEQKWRGTHEKDPRGTETPALKLDFPEVTEYISQSRRDREIVSKGGSGYRYHVTVQSFAEITGMTMESAQEFFRGDALNAHKNVRFSRSRRFDLRQFRGVIRALPKPENSIEVLSENPAFKKHLTTFGQLANDVILRQVSGGFSKANGIKSLFIQRHEFEKWLSAQLFRNAKRELKVEQVTEALDCTTQCVRDLVKADVLKWAKSQKGQPRVRGRSFCEHVLLSAQVR from the coding sequence ATGAAACGACTCGCTGTGCGGCCAGAACCTTATCCTGACGAATCGTTCAATGGCTTCCTGCTACGCATTGGCAAGCTCAACTGCATCTTCACGCCGAGAGAAATCCTAGACTGCCTGGGCACACAGCCTACGGCCGCGTCCGGAGTTTCTGGGTGGCTCGAAGCTCCATCCAGGACAACTTTCTCGTCGCTTGAACGCAGGCTTGAGAGGCCCATGGAGAGTCAGCGAGTCCGATTCAAAGCACGAGACCAGCTTCCATGGTTACGATCAGAGCATCGGATGATTTCCGATCTACGGCTGGGATTTCCCCGCATTTGTCCTAGCTGTGTTTCGGAGCAAGGTTATATTGATTGGCGGTGGGGGCTGGCGGTAACAGCCCATTGTCCGAAGCACGAGTGTTTGTTGGTTTCAGAATGCCCTAGCTGCCACAAGAAGCTCAATTGGAGCGGTAGTTTGCTGATTGGTTGTCCTCACTGCGACAAAAACTGGAGTGATATTCAGCTCAGCCGTGCATCGAAGATCACCGGGACAGAACGTCAGATCTGGGAAGAAATGACGGATGAATTCAGTGAGATAGACTCATCACGTTTGGGAGACATTTGCCTGGCGATCAGTGTCGCAATGCGACCATTCGACCTGATTCACGAGCCCGTTAAACATTGCCCCAGTCTTACCGAGCATTCTGAATTTGTAAGTCTGGCGTACCAGCTCTTGGAGAGCCCAGAGGTGACTGCCTCTTGGCGCGAACAGTGCCATCAAAAAAGAAAAGGTGTCAGCTTTCTGGGCAAGGACTTTGTGGAAGCACCCTGCAATCTGTTCAGAGTGCACCTGGAGCAGAAGTGGCGAGGCACTCATGAGAAAGATCCGCGTGGCACTGAGACTCCTGCACTAAAGCTTGATTTTCCGGAAGTCACTGAGTACATCTCTCAATCGAGGCGAGACCGGGAAATAGTGTCGAAAGGAGGCTCTGGCTATCGGTACCACGTCACTGTTCAGTCGTTCGCAGAAATTACCGGCATGACCATGGAGTCTGCGCAGGAATTTTTTAGAGGAGACGCCTTAAATGCTCACAAGAATGTGCGCTTCTCTCGTAGCCGAAGATTCGATCTCAGGCAGTTTCGCGGGGTTATCCGTGCGCTTCCAAAGCCCGAGAATTCGATTGAAGTTCTCTCGGAAAACCCAGCGTTCAAGAAACATTTGACCACCTTTGGGCAGCTCGCCAATGACGTCATACTCCGTCAAGTCTCCGGAGGATTCTCGAAAGCCAACGGGATCAAAAGCTTATTTATCCAACGGCACGAATTCGAAAAGTGGCTAAGCGCTCAGCTTTTTCGAAACGCCAAAAGAGAGCTGAAAGTCGAACAGGTCACCGAGGCCCTCGATTGCACGACTCAGTGCGTTCGTGATCTTGTTAAAGCCGACGTACTGAAATGGGCGAAAAGCCAGAAGGGACAACCGAGGGTCCGAGGCCGATCCTTTTGTGAGCATGTCTTGCTCTCAGCGCAGGTGAGATAG